In Natronococcus sp. AD-5, the genomic window GGGACGCGGTCGAGCAGCAATTAGCAGAAGAGTTGGATACATATGGGCGGAGTTTCAAACACTTAGCATACATCTAACATGCAAGACTCTGTTTCCGACGATGAACTCCGAAAGCTGATCCAAGAGAAAGCTGAGGAGCACAATCTGCCGCCCGAACTTCTACTCGATATCTATGAGGCCGAACGTGAGGTCGTAAACATGGATCGCCGCCGATCGATCCTGAAGGATGTCGGGGCATTACTGGAAGAAGAAGTGGACAGCTAACACCGCACAACTATGGAGATCACTGAACTCACCGTCGAAAACTTCCGCCCGTACTACGGGGAAGTAACGATCAAACCGCGTACGGAGGCCGAACACCCGCTTGTCTTGATCCGCGGGAAGAACGATACGGGAAAAACATCGCTCTTCGCTGCGATCCGCTTCTGTCTGTACGGGGCGCAAAACCGAGCTGAATACACCGAACACATCAACCGGACCGCTGCCGAGGAGGCCAGCGGGACCAGCCGGGTCGAGATTACGTTCCTCCATGATGACGAGGTATACACGATCGAACGCGGGATCAACTATAGCCAGGTCGAAGACGCTGATAACCGGCAGGCTGCGAACTGGTACCGGGAAGTCCGAGGTCCGTCCGGCGTCCTCGTTGAGCAAGGATCCAGTGAACCGGAGTACCGTCGGTTTATCAACCGGGTTCTGCCGGAGAACGTTGCCCGGTTTTTCTTGTTTGACGCCGAGGAACTCCAGCGGTTCGAGGAGTCCCATGACGAGACGGTTCGGGAGTCAATCGAGACCGTCCTCGGGATCCAGGAGATCGAAAACGCAATCGCCGATCTGGACGACCGGAAACGGAAGTTCGACCGCGATTACGCGGACTTCGAATCAACCGCAAGCGAAGTCGAAGAGCTGCGGAAGGAGCTGCGGAAAGTGATGGATGAACTTGAGGCGATCGGTGACGACACCGAAGGCGAGATCGCTGAAATCCAAGACAAGATCGAGACGAAAAAGACCAGTCGCCGCGAGGTTCGCAACGAGCTGGAAAAGATCCAGGACACAGAGCCGCTCCGCGAGGAGATGGAGGAACTCCAGAAAGAACTACGTGAGGCCGAAGAGGAGCTTCAAGAGAACATCACGCAGCGGAACGAGCTCCGCCGGGAGCTGGGCCCGGTCATGGCCGCCCGCGGCCGACAGGTGTTCCGAGACGACTACGACATCGAAGGTGCCAGCGGGGAAGCGGAAGTTCTCCACAAGGTCCTCGAACGGGGGACCTGTGTCTGCGGCGATGATTTGACGGACGAGAAGCGTCAGCAGGTCATGGACCGGTATTCGAAGCTACAGTCCTCGGAGCGCCAACGGTTGTCGGAGCTCATGGAAATCTGCCAGAACGTTGATACCGTAGTCTCCACCGAGCTAGACCGGTACCGACAGTATCAGACGGCGGTTCGTCGCCTCCGCCGCACTATTGATGCCAAAAAGGAGGAAATCGACGATATCCAGTCACAGATCGATAAGATCGAGGAAGCCGAGAAAGAAGGTCTGAAACAGAAGGAGAAGCAACTCAATAAAGAGATCCAGGAGCTCGAAGCGGAGCTGAACCAGAAGCGCGAGCGAAAAGGCGAGCTCTCCAGTGAGAAGAATCGGCTGAAGACACGGATCGACGGAATGGAAGAAGCCGGCAGCGAAGCAGAACGGTATCGGGAACTGTCTACCTTGGCGGAGCGCTGCGAGCGAGCATTCAAAGACATCAAGGAGGAATTGGTCGAGAGCCGACGGGATTCTGTCGAACAACACGCGACAGAGACCTTCCTCAAGTTAACGAACCGTCCGGACTATTACCAGGGCCTCGAGATCACGGAAAACTATGAGCTGCGCGTTAAAACGCCGAACGCCACCCGGAGCCTGGAGGACCAGGACCCGAGCGCTGGCCAGACGCAAATCATCGCCTACTCGTTCATCGCCGGCCTGAGCAAGTACACAACGCGGAACGCGCCCGTCGTGATCGACACCCCGATCGGCCGCCTAGATCCGGAGCACAAGGCCAAACTCGTCGATTTCTACCACGAGTTCAGCGACCAAGTCATCATACTCTACCAGCCGAACGAACTGTCGAAAGACGATATCGAGGAAATGGGCGAGTTTATCGCCGATCACTACGAAATCACGATCCGGAATGACGACATCAGCTCGTCGATGATCGAGGAGCTCCCTGATGTCATGGCGGCTGCGGTGGAGGTAGAATCATGACGCGCACAATCAAAACCGGGAAACAACATATCTACATCCGCTACGTTAAGCGAGCCGAACCATCCCGCGACGATGACGACGAAGCAGACGAGATGACGTCCACTGACACGGAGGCCAGCTCAGACGACGACTATTTCTTCAAATACCAGTACGAACTGTTCAGCTTCGGGGCCATCCTCGGCTTCCTCCGCGACGAAAAGGTCGACGCCGATGCGTCCTACGGCCAGGATATTCTCAAGGTCGAGCGTATCAATGAGGATAACAGCCATCGTCAGACCATCGATTTCATTACAAAGGTCGTCCAATTCGAGGAAGGCCTTGACGAGGGCGACGCATGGGAGGAAGTACTCCGGTACGCGGATGCCGGTGTCACCCGCTTCGACGAAGAGACGGATGACGACCTCGACTTCGTTCGGTTCGTCGAAGACGCGTCCGAGGAGCTATGGCGCGACCGGTTCGCCAACACCATTGGCACGCCAGGAGACGTCGGAACCCTTTAATTCGGTGGTACGGCAGCTTGAGACAGAAATTTTCCAACTGTGAAATGTACCTTTATTATCTGTCGGGTTTCCTCCCGTAGGCGACTGATATGAAGAGATAAATCAGAAGAATATCTATTCAAAGTGAATCATGGATCTCGGTGAGAAGACCTGGGAAGTAATACAAACAGACTCAAAAGCTGCCCTAAACCGAATACAGGATCGATTTATTAATTTATACCAGAACGAGAGCGATAGAGAGGGATGGGGTCAATATTTAGATCCGCCCCCACACCGAAACCATACCGGTATATACGGAACCGGTAGTGGAATCCAAGTTCTTTCCTGTAATGACGACCCTGATTTGAGTGATCTATTACAAACTTCCCAGGAATGGATCATTGAACAATGGGACTCAGATGATTCGAAAACTGCAAATAAAGGTCATAGGTTCCTAACTTACAAGGCTGCTTTTTGCTTATTTGGGCTCACAGAGAAAGATACAGCCCATGTTGGTGGATGTACTGAATATAATGAGGAATACGCCGATATTGTTGACAACTTCTATCTAGAACTCTGGGAGAGACGAGTCGATAAAAGAGGATGGGGAGAATATTGGCTTGAAACGGAACCAGACGAACCTCAGTTACAGAGTTCTGCACTTATGATACTAGCTCTTCTTGGTCATGAGGATATTAGAAACAAGAAAGAGTTTAAAAGTATTTTAAAATATATTGGAAAGAGGGCATATCAGGAAGGGTCAGCTTTAGATAGACAGAAGATAGGAAATAAAACAGATACTGCTGTTACAGTTTCGCTCTGTCTACTAGCCCTTAGTCGTTACAGGACTGTTATGGGTTATCAGAACATAGACAAGGAAATAGGTAATCTAATTGATGACTTAGGGCACGTAGTTGGTAGTATAGCAAGAGGTGCTACTGACATCGATCCCTCGACATATTCTACCTATCTAATCTCACTTCCAGAATCAGATGAACTACCACCGGAGGACGTTTGGTTAGAGCATTATTTCATTATTATACTATTTCCAATTATAGCCTTAGCGCTATTGGAAGCTGGAACGCCTCATGTGGGTCATAACCAACTATTCATAAGGAATGTTGTCCAAAAGTATAGTGATATGATCCTTTCTTCCAACGCAGATTGTTTTAGTTCTGCTAAGACCAATCGCTGCTCTACCCATGATCATTTTTGGATCGCAATGATGTTACGAAGGTTCTCACAGACGGACATCAGTCAGGAATCCCTCTTATCGAAAGCCAGGAGTTATCTAAGGAGTAAGTATGTAGGGTCTGTACTATTAATATCTGTGTTACTTGTAATGGCTATAATTGCTGCGATGCTTAATGAGATATATCAGTCCTCGACTATCACAGCAATTTCCTCGTTGGTTATTGCCCTTATTGGAGCACTCCTAGGAGAATCTGAACCGGTTATTTGGCTTAAGGAACATATCAACAATTACTTTAATGCCCACATATAACTATATTTATAGTTATTTATATGGAGTTACCCTTTTCGAGCAGTTACAGTGACCCAAATATTATCGGTTTTAGATCGTATTTGAGAAAAGCCTGCTTGAGAAAGAATGTAACGAATGTCATTAGGTTGGTAATACTCGAAATACCTACCATTCATGGTATCTGTTCTCAGTTGGTTTCGCTTTACAGAAAGGAAAATAACGCCGTTATCCTGAAGTACACGTCGGAATTCCTGAAGAGTATCGGTTGCGTGTGAGCGGGGAATATGAAGGAAAGAGGCAGAACTCCAAATTCCGTCAAAAGCTTCATCCTGAAACGGCATCTGACGCATATCTCCTTGAACTAACGATGCATCTGGAGTATGACTGTTTGCGACTTGAAGAAAAGACGAAACTACATCAAGGCCAACCACATTATATCCTGCGGACGTAAATGTAGCAAGATCTGAACCGGGTCCACAGCCAACATCTAAAATACGGTTACCATCTAAGGTATTACAGAATTCCTCACCATATCGTTCAGCGATTGACACAGATAAATATTTGTCCACATAGGTATCAATATCAGACTCATAGACACTGCGAGTCCGAGAGACCTCATCCATGCCCTCAAAACCGAGTTGTGGCTTAAATAAGTTAGCGTTGTACATAACAGTCAATTATTTTTTAGAAGATCACCACTTGCAACATGTCTAGCTCGAGACGCCAATAGAGGATAACTCTATAACAGGAAGGATAAAGGTCCTGCTATGTTACAGCTGAATGCGGCGTTTCTTCGGGACGATGTCCGCAATGGTGTCAGCCACGTAGTCGATTTCGTCCGCAGTCGTTTCCTTCCCGAGGCCGAACCGGATCGCGGATTCCAGCCGTTCCTCGTCGTCCGTGATCGCTTCCAGTACATGGGACGTTTCGACCGTGGCGGTCCCACCCTCTTCCGCTGTGGAACACGCCGCGCCCGCCGCAGCGATGATCCTGTTCTGGTTTAACTCGCGGGTCAACAGATAGTTGTTGACGCCGCGGAAGCTTACGTTCAGATTATGGGGAAGCCGATGATCGGGATGCCCGTTCAAGGCTAGCTCATCAAGCTGGCCGGTTAACTGGTCCCAGAGGCGATTGCGGAGAGCTTCCACGTGGTCAACGCGGTCGTGACGGTTGGCGGTGGCCAGCTCCACAGCTTTGCCGAGGCCGACGATCCCGGGGACGTTGAGCGTGCCGGATCGGAGCCCGCTTTGGTGGCCGCCGCCGCGGATAAGCGGGGTGATATCGTTTTTGGGCTTCGGGCGGCGGACGTACAGCGCCCCGACGCCTTTCGGACCGTAGATCTTGTGACCGGAGAGCGACATGAGGTCGATCCCGAGATCCTCAACATCGAGTTCGAGGTAGCCGAGTGCCTGGACCGCGTCCGTGTGGAAATAAATATCGTGCTCCGCAGCGATCTCTCCGATCTCTTCGAGGGGGGCGACGGTCCCGATCTCGTTGTTCGCCGCCATGATCGAGATCAGTAGGGTGTCTTCCCGTACCGCTGCGCGCATGTCGTCGGGGTCGACCCGACCGTATTCATCGACCGAGAGATAGGTGACGTCGACTCCGTTTGCTTCGAGTGCTTCACAGGGCTCAATAACTGCCTCGTGCTCGGTGACCGCCGTGATGATATGCGGAGTCTGGCCCTGCTGCAGTACGTGTTCGACCGGGCCGCGGATGGCGAGATTGTCCGACTCCGTTGCCCCGCTGGTGAAGATGATATTTTTCGTACTGGACGCCCCGATCGCGTCGGCGATCTGTTCAGCGGCGGTCAGGACGCCGGCCTTCGCATCGCGGCCGACTTGATGAGTGTCGTTCGCCGGGTTGCCGTAATGCTCCGTGTGGTACGGCTGCATCGCCTCGAGGACCCGTTGATCGACCGGGGTAGACGCGTGGTGATCGAGATAGATGGGTGTCGCAATGTTTTCGCTCATGGTATCGACCTCATTCTATTCGTCAGGCTTTAACCCACCGGGAAGAACATCGTAGAAGTCCGCGAGGCTGTCAATCCGGCCGTTCAGGGTTTTGATGCCGCGGTTGGTGTGCGCGACGAAGTACTTATATAGCTCCTCGTCCGGGTCCCGACCCTCGTTGATCAGCCGCTGCCGCACCATCGCAATATATAGTGGGTCGTGTTCGCCGAGCAACGTATACCGGTTGATCGCTTTCCCATCGGTATCGTACTCCTCCGGATTCGGGGGACGGGGCTCGCTTAGCGAATAACACAGGCCCGTCCGGGCTAGGTAGTTGGGGGTAAGCCCGGTGGTGGACTGCAGGTACTGGAGATAGTTGGTCACGCCCTGGTCGAGTTTCACACGGTTGAAGTCAGCGCCTTTACTCATTGTTGAATCCCTCTAACTGGACTTGATGGTCGGTGTCTATCTCGATATCATTGCCGTGGAGCATGTCGTCAGAGCCATCGGACCAGAAGTAGCCCGGTTCGACATGGGTCTGCCCCATCTTTTCGTCGTAGATCAGGTGGTACTCGGCAGCGATATCCTCCTCCAGGATATCATAGTACTCCTGCGTGATCTCGGTGTTCGTGGAGAAGAGCAGGACTTGGTGGGAGGCGTCCGGGAAGAAGTTCCGCACGAGGTTCTCCCGGTGTTCTTGGTCGAGGCGACCGAGCGGGGTGTCGAT contains:
- a CDS encoding DNA modification system-associated small protein translates to MQDSVSDDELRKLIQEKAEEHNLPPELLLDIYEAEREVVNMDRRRSILKDVGALLEEEVDS
- a CDS encoding AAA family ATPase, translating into MEITELTVENFRPYYGEVTIKPRTEAEHPLVLIRGKNDTGKTSLFAAIRFCLYGAQNRAEYTEHINRTAAEEASGTSRVEITFLHDDEVYTIERGINYSQVEDADNRQAANWYREVRGPSGVLVEQGSSEPEYRRFINRVLPENVARFFLFDAEELQRFEESHDETVRESIETVLGIQEIENAIADLDDRKRKFDRDYADFESTASEVEELRKELRKVMDELEAIGDDTEGEIAEIQDKIETKKTSRREVRNELEKIQDTEPLREEMEELQKELREAEEELQENITQRNELRRELGPVMAARGRQVFRDDYDIEGASGEAEVLHKVLERGTCVCGDDLTDEKRQQVMDRYSKLQSSERQRLSELMEICQNVDTVVSTELDRYRQYQTAVRRLRRTIDAKKEEIDDIQSQIDKIEEAEKEGLKQKEKQLNKEIQELEAELNQKRERKGELSSEKNRLKTRIDGMEEAGSEAERYRELSTLAERCERAFKDIKEELVESRRDSVEQHATETFLKLTNRPDYYQGLEITENYELRVKTPNATRSLEDQDPSAGQTQIIAYSFIAGLSKYTTRNAPVVIDTPIGRLDPEHKAKLVDFYHEFSDQVIILYQPNELSKDDIEEMGEFIADHYEITIRNDDISSSMIEELPDVMAAAVEVES
- a CDS encoding prenyltransferase/squalene oxidase repeat-containing protein is translated as MDLGEKTWEVIQTDSKAALNRIQDRFINLYQNESDREGWGQYLDPPPHRNHTGIYGTGSGIQVLSCNDDPDLSDLLQTSQEWIIEQWDSDDSKTANKGHRFLTYKAAFCLFGLTEKDTAHVGGCTEYNEEYADIVDNFYLELWERRVDKRGWGEYWLETEPDEPQLQSSALMILALLGHEDIRNKKEFKSILKYIGKRAYQEGSALDRQKIGNKTDTAVTVSLCLLALSRYRTVMGYQNIDKEIGNLIDDLGHVVGSIARGATDIDPSTYSTYLISLPESDELPPEDVWLEHYFIIILFPIIALALLEAGTPHVGHNQLFIRNVVQKYSDMILSSNADCFSSAKTNRCSTHDHFWIAMMLRRFSQTDISQESLLSKARSYLRSKYVGSVLLISVLLVMAIIAAMLNEIYQSSTITAISSLVIALIGALLGESEPVIWLKEHINNYFNAHI
- a CDS encoding class I SAM-dependent methyltransferase, translated to MDEVSRTRSVYESDIDTYVDKYLSVSIAERYGEEFCNTLDGNRILDVGCGPGSDLATFTSAGYNVVGLDVVSSFLQVANSHTPDASLVQGDMRQMPFQDEAFDGIWSSASFLHIPRSHATDTLQEFRRVLQDNGVIFLSVKRNQLRTDTMNGRYFEYYQPNDIRYILSQAGFSQIRSKTDNIWVTVTARKG
- a CDS encoding cysteine desulfurase family protein produces the protein MSENIATPIYLDHHASTPVDQRVLEAMQPYHTEHYGNPANDTHQVGRDAKAGVLTAAEQIADAIGASSTKNIIFTSGATESDNLAIRGPVEHVLQQGQTPHIITAVTEHEAVIEPCEALEANGVDVTYLSVDEYGRVDPDDMRAAVREDTLLISIMAANNEIGTVAPLEEIGEIAAEHDIYFHTDAVQALGYLELDVEDLGIDLMSLSGHKIYGPKGVGALYVRRPKPKNDITPLIRGGGHQSGLRSGTLNVPGIVGLGKAVELATANRHDRVDHVEALRNRLWDQLTGQLDELALNGHPDHRLPHNLNVSFRGVNNYLLTRELNQNRIIAAAGAACSTAEEGGTATVETSHVLEAITDDEERLESAIRFGLGKETTADEIDYVADTIADIVPKKRRIQL
- the dndE gene encoding DNA sulfur modification protein DndE yields the protein MSKGADFNRVKLDQGVTNYLQYLQSTTGLTPNYLARTGLCYSLSEPRPPNPEEYDTDGKAINRYTLLGEHDPLYIAMVRQRLINEGRDPDEELYKYFVAHTNRGIKTLNGRIDSLADFYDVLPGGLKPDE